The following is a genomic window from Verrucomicrobiia bacterium.
ATTGAACAGCAGGTCCAGCAAACCATCACCGCTTACGGTGGTCAGGACATTCGTGGCAAGCGTGGCTACGGAGGGGACATCCACCACAAAGTAAAGGGTTTGCCCCCCGATCACGGTGGCCGTGATGGGCACCCCATTGGTCAGCGCGTTGGCCAGGGCGTTGGTATTAACAAACGCCAGGTTCAGCCGCCAATCCAACAAGGTGGCATCGGTGACGGGATTGCCTCCCAACCGGTCCCAAATCTCTAAACGCCAGAACCCTTGCGAAGTCTCGCCAATCAGTTGATTCAGGGATTCCTCCGGCAACACAAAGAGACGATTGGTCACCGGAATCCCGTTGGTATCCTGGATCATGGTGGAATCAAATGGCGGCGGCTGAAACTTGATGGGCGTGGTGGTCAGGTTGGTGTTCTCGGTGAAACTCAAGTAGTAATACCGGCCGCTCATGACCGTGGGGGTGTAAATCCAGGCAGTGCCCAGGTTGCCGCTCTCCTGATTCATGATCACCATCAGGTTCGTGTCGGCGCCCGGTCCGTAGTCCACCAGCAGCGTGCCGGTGCCATTGATGAAGCCGGAGTCAAAAATCAGCCGGCCTCCGTAATACACCCGCAGGCTGTCGGGAATGTCAAAGAAGTCATAGTCAATTTTCAAGGTGCCCACGGTCTGGGTGATGGTAATGATGTTGGTGATGGGATCGGGTGTGTCCCAGAACTGCTGCGGCGCCAGATAGTTGGTCACCAGATAACCCGAACCAATATTACTGGCCAATGGCCCGCCGCGGTTTTCCATCAGCACGATCCGCGTCTGGCTGGGGCTGACCAGCGTCAACACCAGATCGGCCACGCGCGGATGATCCAGGCGCACATCCACCATCACATCCGCCACCAGCCGGTTCTGCGGCACGTACACCTGCGAGTTGGTGGTCACGTCATCCATCAAAGCGCGGGAAATGCCCGGCAGGTACGCCTGGAACGGATCCGCGTTGAGATTGCGCCCCAGGGCAATGCCCAGACGCACCTTGATCCGGCTGGGGCTGGGGTTATACACGCCGGCCACCCACAAGCCGGAGGTCAGCGGGGGCGAGTCATAGATGCTCAAATCCATCTGTCCGCCCGGCGGAGTGATGGAGAGCGACTTGTCATAGTCCAGCAGGGTGGGCGGCGCCCCGCGGCGCACATACAAATCAAAGGCCACATTGGGGCCTTCGATGATCGAGACGGTGAAGGAAACATTCGTCACGCCGGGCGGCACATTGATGGGTTCGTAGTGGTAGGCGCCGGGTTGCACCCAGAAATCGGTGTAGGTGTAGCCGAGGTCATTGGTCATCTCCATCGCCGGCTCCAGGCGCAGGGTGAGGCTGTTGACCACGCCCGTGTGATGCAGGGCATTGTCCACCATCGTCAGAATCCACATGCCCTGGCCCTCGTCACCAATAAAGTCGCGCAGACTGCCCGGCCCCTGGGTGTAACGGCTGTTGTCAATATCGCCCTCGTCACTGTCATCGTAAATAAAGGTGTAGGTCACCGGCGAGGGCGGCACCATCTCATCGCCGAAGGTGTGATTGTTCAGCACCACAAACTCATCCCCCGCCTCGCCCGCGTGGCTCAGGATGCCAATCAAATCTCCCAGATTCTCGTGCGTGATCACATTGGTGACCACCACCCGCCTGATGGTGATGGGTTCGGTGGCAATGGCAAAGACCATGGCGCCCTGGGGATCGTCCGGCATGCCGTCCGGCACCTCCACATTAACGCTCAACCCCTGCACAATGAGGTTGCCCTCCTCATCACGCTGCGAAAACGGATTGTTGCTCGAGCTGGCAAACAGCCCATATTCCGCCGCCTGCTGATCCTCGCTCTTGACCCCCACATAAAACACCTGGCCCTCCGGCGCATTCGTGATCACGATCACTTCATTGCCGCCGCGCCGCGTGGATTTCAAGGCCGCAGCAATGGCCGCCGGATTCAAATTGGTCAGGGAGGAATCCGTGCTCACATACAAATCAATGTCGGCGTCCAATGCCCGCGGCCGGCCCAGGTTGGGCGGAATAAAGGTCAGGAAGGCCAGGTTGGTGCCGGCCGCATTGGTGCCCACGGCGCTGTTGGTGAACACATAGAAATTCCACTGATTCACCACCCCGTTGGTGGACGCGGCCAGAGGCGGATGGGCGCCAATGCGCTGGCGCATGAGCGCCTGGCTGTTGGTCAGCCCGATGACGATCGGCGCCGGGTCAGGCACAATCGCCGCCTCGGTCACCTGGATGGCGTTGGCATCGTGGCGCGCATCGCTGGAGATGACCAGCGCATAGTCCTGGCCAATCCCGTTGGTAAAGCTGGTGACGGCATTCACATTGACGCGCCGGGCCCGCACAATCACGGTGAAACTGCCGCCCGTCGGTTCACGAATAATCACATTCTCCACATTGTTCACGTAGTCAGCCTGCAGGGCGGCCAGCACATTCGAGCCGGCCTGATTGGTGGCCACCACGGGGGTGGTGAAGTCGTTGTCCGGCTCAAAGTTGTTTCCGAAGTACACCTGATGGGTGATGTTGTTGCTCACAATCAAATCCAGATCATTCACCAGCTTCACGCTGGCCACCGGATTGCCCGGCGGATCCGTCCACGCCAGGGTGATCCGCAGGGGCTGGGTTTGCGCCGCCGCCGACAGCGTGACGGTGCGGGCCTGGCTGTCGCCGGTGGTGAGGATGCGGTTGGTGGCCTGATCGAAGAGGGCGGCGGGCACGCTGGGGATGCTGTTGGTCAGATTCACCACGCCCCAGCCCTGGTAGTTGATGAAGCTGCGCGTGTTCAAATCATAATCCGGCAGAGAGCGCGCGCCGTTGATGATCAGGGCTTTCATCAAGGCCGGACTGTTGGTGCGGTGCAGCGTTTTTTCAAAATACTCCTGCATCAGCGCCAAAATCCCGGAAACCATGGCGGCCGCCATGCTGGTGCCCGATTCATAACGGTACAAATCGCCCAGGGCCGCATTGAGCAGCGCCAATTCCTGATAGTAGGTGCCAAAATCCACGGCAGTGCCCACCACCACCGTCAAATCAAAGGTCACCGGGTACAGCGTGGGATTGCCAATCGCGTAAAAGTATTGCCCCGCCCCGCCGCTCACCGTGACCGTGACATCATTAACGCCACGATAATCAGCCGGCGTGGTGTTGGTCCCCCGATTTACAAAAATCGGCAGCGCAGGCATCGGATTGGGCGAATAGGGGCTGGGCACGATGCGGATGCGCAGACGGGTGGCAGAGTCCGGCACCCCAATGCTGAACTCATTGGTCGCGCCGGCGGGAATCGTCACATTATAAAAGTTGTTCACGAAACCACTGCCGGGGTTGGTGGGTGTTTGCCACCCGCTGGCCCGGCACGAGACGACAAATTCCCCCGGCGCCACCACATCCGGCTTGAAGCGCCCATGCTCGCCTTCCTGTCCCGGGGCCACATTGCCCCGGCTGGAATGGGCGGCCACCTCCACGGCGCTGTCGGTGTGGCCAAGCCACAAGCGATTGGTTTCGTCATTCCACACGACCTGGTTGGTGATGAACCGTTTCTGCTCCAGGCTGCCCACCGTAATCACGTTCTTGGCCGTGGCGGGGGACAAAATACTGCCAGCTCCGCCGCCTTTGCCATCCGGCGTGCCAAAGCCGTCATTGCCGGCCGCAAACACAAACAGCACGGGTTGATCGCCGGGTTGGCCGGGCAGGGCATCGCGCGTGGCGGCGTCAAAGCTGGCGCTGGCAAAGTTGTAGGAGTAGGCATCCTCGTAATACCAACTGTTATTGGAAATCAAGATATTGGTGCGCGCCGTATTCTCCTGCAGCAGGGTGTCCGAGTAGTAATCAAACAAGGCATACTGCGCGTAAAGCCGCGCCGCAGGGGCCATGCCCCGCATGATGGCGCCATTAGTCGAGCCGGGAGGCGGTGCGGAGGGACTTCCGCTGCCATTGCCAGCGATGGAGCCGGCCACGTGAGTGCCGTGCCCATCAGTGTCCACCGTGGCGCCAAACACGCGGCCTTGCAGGGCGGGATGACTGGCGTCCACCCCCGTGTCGTTGATCCCTACCGTGACCCCGGCGCCGGTCAGCCCAAAATAATTGGGGGAAGTGGTCGAGTCGGGTGCCACCGACACCGTGACCCGCGCCAGGTCGTTGGCGCGTTTTCGGGCGCGCGCCTTCTCTATGGCCTGCACCTCCGGCAGCCGGGCCACCTCGGTGAGCCGCTCAGACGGAAGCTGCACGGTCATCTGCGGGCCAAAGGGCGTGCGTTGTTCGCGCACAATGGACGCACCCAGCCGGTTCAGCGCCTCGCGCCCCGGCGCTTCCGTGCCGGGAAACAGCACCACGTGCAACGTCATATCGCGCGGCAGGGGAGCCGCCGCCAAGGCCCCGGCCAAAAGTTCCTCTTCCAGTTTGTAGTAAGGTTCGTAAGGGGTGACCGCTTGCACCTCGGGATGATTCTCCAGCCGTCCCGCCGCCGCGGCATCACCGCGCACCAGCCAGGCTTGATTGGGAATATAGGAAACCGGCTCCACCCCGGCGGTTTTCAAGAGCGCGATAAAACGGTCATCGGCCTGCCGCCGGGCCTGCACAATGAAAGCACCTGGCTCACCCCCGGCCTTGAGGACGGGGGGAATGGGCAGCGCCAGCGGTTGCGTGGTATCCAACAGCGCGTTGCGGAGCAGCAACGCATGATCCTGCCGGGCCAGCGTGTCTATGGATTTGTCGGTGTTGCTCAGACGATGGGGAAAACGCGGATCCTCTGCTGCCGGCCGTGGGGTGACTGGCGTAGTGGCCGGGATGGCGCCTTGCGTGGCTGACGTCCCGGGATGGTGGGTCTGTGCTCCCGCGTGACTGGCTCGGGCGATGGCACCGGAACGTCCGGGCCACACCTGCCACAGGACCCATGCCATCAGCATCAGACCTGCGGCCACTAAAAATGGAGAGGCACGTTTCATAGGTCAATTTACACTATGCAGACATTGGGCGGGAGGGGGTGCAGGCGCGAAAAACACCCTGGCCCAACCATCGCCCTGACCGCCTGAAGCCATCCAGGGCCTGTTGGCCGGCCCAACGCGCTCGCCCACTGCCGGGGAGGTATTTCAGACTCCCGCGCATAAGGCACTACTCCGGCGGCAGAAAGTTGAAACTCTCAATGACCGCCCGCGGGCGCACTGTGCCCGGGGTGGTGGAAACATCCTCGATCCGCACCACTGTGCGGGTGCCCACCTCGCCGGTGACCACATAATTGGTGCACAGCATGTAGGCCGGGTGATTGGGGGCCAGGGTCATCTGAATCGAGGCATTGGCCGGCCGCAGCGATTGCCCCCACGCATAGATCACAAATCGCGCCTCCTCCACCCGCAACAGCGAAAGCAGTTTCTGCGGCAGCATCTCATAGGCTGCATCACTCACGCCCCCACCCGGCGATTGGCCCGGCTGGCCCCCTGCCTGCCCGGCCAGGTAGGGCGAGCTGACTGTCAGCTCGGGCACCTGCAACACATCACTGACGCGCTCAAACCGTCCCCGCGGCAGCGTGGCCCGGAAATTCATAAGCCCCTGATAAATGGCATCCAACTCCGGCGAATTGGGTTGAATCACCACATCCGCCAGCCCCGTGGAAGTGGTGGTGGCCACCAAAATGCCGCTCAACGCGGCGCTCCAGGCGGCATAGTTGGTCTGGTTGATGGGCATCAGGCCCCGGGTGGCCTCCGGATGCGGCGCCGTGGTGAACAGATCCACCAGCCGCCAGTCGTTGGTGGGATGACTGACCTGCGGCAGACGGCTCCCGGACCAGCGCCGCCACGTCTGCTCATCGGCGGCGGTGCTCTTCAAGTAGATCGTCTGCCATGGCGTGCCCCGATGCACCCGCCCCAGCCACCCCACATTGGGAAACTTGGTGTGCGGAAAATCCCAGTCATCGGATTTGCGCACCTCCGGATCCTTGACGCGCAGATCAAAGGCGTAGGGATCGGCAGAGGGATCCTTTTGGGGATTGCCCCCCCACGGCTGATAGCGGGTATTCAAGCGCCCAATATTCCAATTGGTGGGCGCCAGGGAAGGGGGCTTGAGCACCAAAATTTGATTCGTCACCCCCCGCGGATCCATCAAATCCTCCACCCGGTAATGCACCAGCGGATCGTTGGCCTGCCATGAGGTCAGCACATACAGCTTGCGCGTTGGCGAAAACGGGGATTGCTGCACCAGCCCGGACAACGGCAACTGGCTGCGCTGATACCGCAACGGCGGCTGGCCCATGAAAACCCGGAAGGTGTCAATGGACTTCTCCTTGTCCATGCCCTGCGCGGCCTGATCATTGTAGCTGCGCCAGTCGCCCGCGCTGACGCTGCGATTGCCCAGGCAAACTTCGATTTGATTGAAGATTCCCTCCGGCGGGTGGAACAGTGTGTTGCCGCCAATCCGGTTGGTCAGCCACATGCTGCCAATCGCCGAAGGCTCGCCCAAAATATCATTGTTGGAAATCAGCTCGCGGGTGATGTCAATGTAGCTGTCCAGGCCCTGCAGGTTGACATAGTCCACAATGCGGTTGGTCCCGCTGGCCGTGTCCACCAGGGCATAAAGAAATTTGTTCACAATTTTCAGCCCCCACTGCGGCGTGGTGAAGCCGGGCGTGCGATCAAAACCGGGATTGGGCACAATGGGCAGAAAACGATTGCCCGCCGTGAAATAACCGCTGTTGGGCAGAAAAACCAGGTTGGTCTGAAGCGGAATGCGAAACGCCCCCGGCCCCCAGCTTCCCGCCGGAATGGCCGTCGGCCCCAGTGCCGAAACAATGACCGGTGGATTCGGCATGCCATTGGGCAGGTTGGGGTAGCCCTGTTCATTGGTCAGCACGATCATCATGAAGTTGGTGGCCCGCATCTCCAGACTGCGCGGGAAGGCGCTGGTGTAGGAATTCCACAATTCCACCCCCACCACGTTGGAAATGCCCAGCACCCACATCTGATTGGTCTGATTGGGCAGGGAATTGGTGCTCGGGCGGCGAAATTCGAGCTTGCGGGTGACCTGAATGTAGGTTTGCAGGGCGAACTCGTTGAAATTGGGATAGCCCTTGCGCGCGCCAATGATGAGCGGCACGCCCCAAACCATGTCATACGGTTGCAACGCGCCGCGATCCGCCGTGCTGTTCAAATCGCGCAGGGGCACGTCCAACACCGAATCATCCTTCTGCTCCTGGTAGCCCACAATGTAAATCGCCTCCCCCTGCTTGGCGAACACAGGGCGAAATACCGTTGGATAATCGGGGTAAATGCCCACATCATTGCGGGTGGCGTCATATATGTTGGCCGTCATCTGCAGCAGTTGATGCAACTCCTGGCTGTACAAATTCGTATGTCCCGTGGGCTCCCAGATCAAAATGTTGGTGATGGTGAAACCAAACTCGTTGCTCCGGGCGCGAAGCAACCGATCCGCCACCAGATTAAAGAACGTTGTCGCATCCCACTCCGTCAGGCTTTCCAGGTTGGTGGTGATGTTGTCGTAATTCAGGTGAATGACATTGGTCAGTTTCAACGGCACGGTGTCCGTGCCCAGTTGCGCGAGCAGCCGGTAAAAGACGTGGCCATCGTAGGGCGGCAGGTTCTGGCTGGCGCTCAGCAAACGATTGGTGAACGCCACCGACGTCTTGGCCGGATCAAACAAATCCCACGGCGTGTAAAAACGGTTCTTACTGGGGCCGCCGGGCCAGCTTTCCTGGGGCTGATCCTGGCCGATGGATCGGTTGTCCAAATTGATGGTCTGAAGGCGATCCGCCAGCGTTTGCACCGGCCCGTTGCCGTAAGTGTCCAGGCGGTCATGGCTAAACTTGGAAGCATTCGCTCCAAACAAATCATAGGCACTGGGATAACCGGTCCGGTAATTCCCGCCCACGCGGAAACGGACAAAATCTCGCGCATCCTCAAACGCCGTGCCAGAACTGCCTGCTGTAGGATTGATTGCGTAATTCGTATATGTCCAGGAATTGGTATTCAGGCTGTGCAGGAAGGCCGCCAGGTTGATTTCCCACGAGCCGTGCCCTTGATTCCGCAAAAACGCCTCGTCATTTACCCCCCGGCGCTTGGCCTGATTGTGATTGGCATTGAGATCCAGCAGCCCGCCCGACGGCATTACCAAATACGCGTAGCGATAAAGAAACCGGTTGGTCCCGCTGTGGCCCTCCCCGGGATAGGCCGTCACTCCAATCCATTCGGGATCGCCGAGGATTTCCGGCAGCGTCGGGTCATGGCGTCGGTTGCGGTTAAGATCCAGATAAAATCGTTCCTCCAGCGCGCCCGCCAGCGTGGGCAGAAACACAGGAGCGCGGGCATCATTGCTCAAGCCGAGCGTGGGATAGCCGGCCACCGGGCCAACCACATCCCAATTGGTGGAGACGATCGCCGGCAGGGTGAGCAGGTCATTGGAGGTCCCAATACGGGCCAGGATTTCTCCCAGTGCCCGCTCGCGCCCCGCCGCCGCCGCCGTTTCGGCCACCGTCAGACTGGCCGCTTGCGTCACTTGGCCGCGCTCGCGCCGGGCAATGAGCAGAAAAGTGACGGCAATAAAGGTGATGATGGACAACATGATCAGCGTGATCAGCAGGGCCACACCGGCCTGGCGCCGGTGGGGACCGGCCATGGCTGTCCATCTCAACTTGGGGGTGGCAAACAACTTCATGGGCGTGGAGCGGCCAGCACGGGAATGCGCTGGCGGAACAAATGGGTTTGGGCGGTGCGTCGCTCATGTTCCAGGAAGGCGCGCGCCTGCGCCGGGTCCATGACCTTGATGCGTTCCACCAGGTGCTGCTCGAGCACCGCCAGTTTCAGCTCAATAAAAGCCGGCAGGGCCTCCCCCCAGAAAGCCGCCACATTCGCATCCACCCATTGGTTGGTGGAGGAGGGAGGGCGTTGGCCCTGGGCATCATAGACGTGAACTTCCAACTGCACCACCCCATCCGCAATCCGGTGCATGTAAGGGCTGTTGGGCAGCCGCCCCACTTCATTGGTAAACATGCGGTAAAAGGCCCGCGTGCCCGCAGGCGAGTTGGTCTCCGCGTAAAAACGATAGAGCGTCCCCACCCCGTTCTCGGCCGGATCCACCAAGTAACCAATGCCCTTGTAGGTGGTGTTTTCCTGCAGGATGAAAAAGAAGGCTTCGAGATCATTGTCCAGCGTGCCGCCGCCCGGCAGGCGCTGGTTGAGGGGATTGGCACCCAGGATGCGCGAGGCAAAAAAATGGAAACCGTTACCATCCTGCCCCGTCGCCACTGCCTGTTGCACCTCGCGGGTCATCATTTCCATCATGATCCGGCCGCTTTCCAGCACGTCGGTTTGATTATTCGCCGAGCGCAGGGCGCGGGAGGTCTGCGAAAACATGGCCAGCAGGCCCACAATGATCATGGCCAGGATGCCCACCGCCACCATCATTTCCACCAGGGAGAAGGCCCGGGCAGAGCGGCCCTGCCGGCATTGTGACAACCGCGCCAGTGGGCGCTTGCACATCCTCTGGATCATCGAAAAGGTCATGGCCGAAACAGAAAGATGGTTTCTCCCGCCACATTGGTTTCCATCAGCGTCCCGCTGACCATGAACCGATAGGTGCGCGGACTGCCGCTGGCCATGCGCCGCCCGGGCGTCCCGTCGGGGCGCAGCGGCCATTCAAACCGCAGGGTGACCTCATGCAAATAGTCCGCCAACTGCGGCGGCGACGACGGCGGCGGCGGAAAGGGCCGCACTTCACAGGTCAAACGATAACGAAATGCCACCGGCGCACTGGCCGCCGAACGCTCCGCCGCCGACCCGCTCAAGCCGCGCACAATGGCGGTGTTGACCTGCTCGGGGATGCTCAACATCCCGATGACCAGCAGGGGGTCATTCACATTTTTTCCGTTCACACTTTCCACCTGTCCCGCCAGTTGGATGTCGCCCGGCGCGCCCAGCCGGATGGCCTGCATGAAATAACGGGCGTCCTGGTCAATGATGGTCTCCTCGCGATTGTCTTGCGTCACCCGCATGCCGGTGGGCATGACGCCAATGATGGCCACCAGGGCAATGGCAATCACCCCCAGGCAGATGGCGATCTCCACCATGTTGAACCCGCGCTGGCGCTGGCGCTGACGTCGGCTCTGGTATCCTGTGGTTTGCATGCCAATGAAGCGGTCAGGGCTGCACTCCCGGCAGCTCCGGACGTACCATCTTCCCGCGGCCGGTCATCCAATCTATATGGATGATGTTGTAATTGTTGATGCTGTTATTGGGCGGGTTTTCGATGACCTGGGGCGCCTGCCAGAGAAGCTCCTGGGTGACCGGATCCCGCGGCGGAATCACCGCCCCGCGGGCCAGCGGAATATCCACGTCCGTGGCGGTCGGCAAAGGACGCCCCTGCGCATCAAAGCGCACCAGTTGCCCCTGATGATTGAAGGCTATATACGGCATGGGCACCAGCCGGCTGGTGGCCTCCGGAAACGGGATGGAGGTGGTGGGAAACGGCGTGATGGCGCCCTGGCCCGTCGTGTATTTCCAAATCGGAATAAACACCCCTTCCGGCAGGCTGACCCAATCCCGCAAATACGCGGGGGTGTTTTGTCCGGGCTGATCCCCGGCCTGCCGCCGGGCAAACAGGGCGTAGCCGGTATATTGCAAATCCAGCAGCTCCCGCGCCCGGGTTTGCTCGGGGCCGGTAAAAGCGCCGCCCAGGCTGTAATATTGGTGGGGCAGAAAGACCATGAACACGGTCGTCCGATGACGAATGGCCAGCCGGCGGGCATAACCAACGTCATCCAAAAGCTGCCGGGTGGCTGCGTTCATGGTATCGCTCTTGGCGATCTTGCGAATGGCCGGCAGGGAGACCGCCGTTAACAAGCCAATGATGGCAATGACCATCAGCAGCTCCGCCAAAGTGAAAGCCATCATCAGCCACGGCGCACCCCCTGTGGGCCTTCGGCCTCTGGCCGCCGCCCGGACTGCGGCATGATGATGGATGATGGCGGTTTTCATGGCGGTCGTTTCCGGGCCGGTTATTTCCATCCCAGCACGTTGTCCTTGTTGTCCGGATGATTGGGATCCGGATTGGCTTTGCCATCCGGCCCTCGGGACCAGATCATAACGTTGAGCCGTATGGCGCCCGCGGGGTTGTACACCGGATCTTTGGCCACATCATCAAAGTCATTGTCCAGCGTGATGATGTACTGATTGCCCCATGGATCATTGTAGTTGCCGTTGGGGGTCACTCCCGGCGCGCCATTGTCGCTCGCCGGTTTCACATCTAGGTACACCGTCTGGCGGGGATTGCGCGGATGCCCCTGATTGCTGGCCCGGTTGGCAGGATTCACGTTGCGCAGCACATCCACCACCTCGTTGTTGTTGGGGCCGCCCCCCAGAAAATCGGCTGCCCCATAGGTGGTGTCCACCGTATTGGTGGTGGGGTAGATGCTGTAATCCTTCTCATACATCAAAATGGCCGCTTTCAAACCGGCCATCTCCGTCTTGGCCAGCGCCTTTTTGGCTTTGCCTTTGGCCGCCACCACCGCCGAGAGGATCAGTCCCGCCAGGATGGCGATGATGGCGATCACCGTTAACAGCTCAATCAGCGTAAAGGCCCGAGGGGCGCGTCGGTAGGCTTTCATAAAAATTGGTCTTGAAGTCCTCATGGTTTAGCGTCGTTCCCAATTCGAAATACGCACCACTTTCCCGCGGATTACCAGCTCCGCCCACAAATCATAGGAGTTCTTGTTGTGATCGGGGTTGGTGGATTTGTACCGCCATACGTTGATGGTGGGATGGCTGGGCACCGGCGGCGTCCCAAAACCCTGCGGCCATTCGCCGGGGGTCTTGAGCAGTTTGACTCCGCCAATGTCCACCGTCTCCGGGATGGTATCGCCAAAAAAGCTGCGAATGGTCTGCCCGGGCTTGGCGGTGTGCACGATGCCCCCCACGCCCAGCTTCCCCATGTCAATCGGTTGCTGGTGGATGTCCGTAAAACGCGACCCGTCCCACAGCACCCCGGTCAGCTCATAGAATAACTGATGGACCGCGGTGTTGCCGGAGGGGTTGTCAGGGGGATATAGCCCATGCTTGGCGTGATAAGCCTCGATGGCCGCTTCGATCTGCCGCAGTTGCGCCTCCGCCCGGCTGCGCAGGGATCGATCTTTGGCCACCGGCAGAATCGTCAGGGCAATGGCCGCCAACACCCCGATGACCGCCAGCACCATCAAGATCTCCACCAACGTGAATCCCTGCCGGATGCGGGTCCGGTTCTGCTTCGCTCTTGCCAACGTCAGCATCGCTTTCATGCGCTGTTTTTTTTGCGCCGGACTATACCCTGAGGCCCCGGCGGTCGGCCATGCTTATTTGCGGCCGCGGCTTTCTTTTCCAGCCTGGGCTCCGCCGTCTCGCTCGGGGGCCAGCAGGCGGGCCGGGGCAGGGGAGGCAGCATCGGCAAATCCTCAGCGCCCTCCGGCAGCTCACCCGTTGCGGGGGCCGGAGGTGGTGGCAATAACTGGCTGATTTTGCGGGCCATGGCTTTTCCTTATCCGCGCAAGTAGCGCATGCCGGGCGCATTTTCATTCTGGCGGGCGGCCATTTCCTGCTCCAACCGCTCGCTGATCCACTGTTTCATCATGCTCTGATAGTTGAGGTAACGCGAGCGCGCCAGCCGTTTGATGCGCGAAAGCATCCGCGGATCCATCCGCAACGTAATGGTGACTGACTCGGATAATTCCGAACCCGCCGCCACCGCGGCCTCCATCAGCCGCAAATCAATGCGGTTCTCCGCCCAGAACGCCGCCTCCGCCTGTTCACTGTCAAACAGCGGAACCTCTTCCCAATCCGTAATCGTGTTCATGAAGATCGTGGCCCAGCTTATGCCGACAGCAGTTGGCTGGCTTTTTTCTGGTAAAAGAAGCGCTCCTCCGCCGTAAAGGGCCGTGCAAAAATGACCCGCGTCACCTTGCCGTTGGTCCGATATACACTGAAAATCCCCTGTCCGCTGGCCGACAAACCCAGATTGAAATACCGCGCCTGCGCCGAAAAACGGGGGGTGTCCGGCAGCAGCTTGACGGCGAAGGGATCCTCGAAAGACTCCTCAATCGCCACCGTGCTTAAGGGCGGCTCAATGGCAAACGCCGGCTGAAACCAATCGAAATCCATAATGCATTCAATGTATATCCAAACGCAATGCGTTGTATTGACGATGTAAATACGCACATCTTCCCGTACCTGTCAAGTCTTGGCTTTTCAGCCATATTCATTTTCCGCCCCAGGTTTGAAGGATTGAAGTTGTACTCCTAACGAATGCCCTCGCTCCCTGTCTTCTGAAGCTGGATTAGGCATTTTCAGAAAAGGGAGGGAAATTTTAAGCTGTGATTATGCTTGCCTTCGGGGCATAAGAAGCGGATATGTCTCTTGAGCACCATGGCTAAAGCTTATGAAAACTTTCCGTCCCTTTTCCCTCTCGCGTTGTGACCAATGCCCCTTGTCACGCCGCCATTTTCTGGGCTTGGCGGGAGCCGCTTGCGCCGGCTTGGCGGCCTCGGCCGCCCTGCCGCAATGGAGCCAGGCAGCCGCTACGCCAACGCCCAAAATGAAGTTGCGCCTGGTCTTTGCTTTGCATGCCCCCGTGCAACCCGGCCCGGACTGGCCCAACAAGGGCTTCGACTTCCGGCCTTTCATGCAAAAGGTGGAGCGCACCCTGACCCGCCAGTGCCGTGACTTCG
Proteins encoded in this region:
- a CDS encoding prepilin-type N-terminal cleavage/methylation domain-containing protein, which produces MQTTGYQSRRQRQRQRGFNMVEIAICLGVIAIALVAIIGVMPTGMRVTQDNREETIIDQDARYFMQAIRLGAPGDIQLAGQVESVNGKNVNDPLLVIGMLSIPEQVNTAIVRGLSGSAAERSAASAPVAFRYRLTCEVRPFPPPPSSPPQLADYLHEVTLRFEWPLRPDGTPGRRMASGSPRTYRFMVSGTLMETNVAGETIFLFRP
- a CDS encoding type II secretion system GspH family protein; translation: MKAMLTLARAKQNRTRIRQGFTLVEILMVLAVIGVLAAIALTILPVAKDRSLRSRAEAQLRQIEAAIEAYHAKHGLYPPDNPSGNTAVHQLFYELTGVLWDGSRFTDIHQQPIDMGKLGVGGIVHTAKPGQTIRSFFGDTIPETVDIGGVKLLKTPGEWPQGFGTPPVPSHPTINVWRYKSTNPDHNKNSYDLWAELVIRGKVVRISNWERR
- a CDS encoding BrnA antitoxin family protein — encoded protein: MNTITDWEEVPLFDSEQAEAAFWAENRIDLRLMEAAVAAGSELSESVTITLRMDPRMLSRIKRLARSRYLNYQSMMKQWISERLEQEMAARQNENAPGMRYLRG
- a CDS encoding type II secretion system GspH family protein, coding for MKAYRRAPRAFTLIELLTVIAIIAILAGLILSAVVAAKGKAKKALAKTEMAGLKAAILMYEKDYSIYPTTNTVDTTYGAADFLGGGPNNNEVVDVLRNVNPANRASNQGHPRNPRQTVYLDVKPASDNGAPGVTPNGNYNDPWGNQYIITLDNDFDDVAKDPVYNPAGAIRLNVMIWSRGPDGKANPDPNHPDNKDNVLGWK